The Oncorhynchus keta strain PuntledgeMale-10-30-2019 chromosome 22, Oket_V2, whole genome shotgun sequence genome includes the window ATATACTAACCAAAGGAAATACTGAGAGGAAGTATATAGCGGAGTAAGCTGTGGACATAACCTAGACACTAGAGAGGAGTAACTGTCAGGTTATTGTACCTGATGGGGTCTGACAGGAAGCACAGGCCCCAGGCCAGTCTGGCTTTCTGCCACAGACTGAGAGCAGCGATGGCCCGTTTGAATGTCACCGGGATAGGCCGGTCCCCCAGGTGGAACTTGCAGAAGGGCACTCGGCCCGCCtgggtggagggaagagagagggagggtcttTACATACAACTTTACTAATACTGTACCTAGTGGGTAACAGGTAAGAGGGTGTTAAGTTCAGTATGTTATGCTGTGTGAGAAAAGAACAGTGTGTATTTGAAAGTATTTGTGACCTTGACCTGACACCTTGTGTGAGAACAAACCTGTGACCCTTATCAAGATGAACTATTTTTAGTGAGTGCGTGAATGTCTCACCTGTTTGAAGGCCTCCCTAAACTCCCCTCCAGGAGCCATGCCCAGCTGCTCTGTGATGTGAGCCGACACTTTGAGCAGCAGGATCTGCATCAGGCCAGACATCACTCCATTCTGTTGAGGACATAATAAAGAGGgggagctgttcttgtctaatgatgttctatATTaagtcattctgtattatgtttcatgttttgtgtggaccccaggaagagtagctgctcctTTTACAACAGCTAAtaggggatcctaataaaataccaaataccaaagaGACAAAACAGTGAACTGTAAGTTAACATCCAAACTATCCTCTCTTCTAGCAGAGCAATTAAAACACAAACAAGCTCAGATCTCAATATCTTGTTCTATGCTAACAGTCCAGATAATTAGAACTGAGCATGGAAAGGGGTCCTTTCATGGAATTCCCCCCAAGCCATCCTAAAAGTCTAAGTGTTCATGGATGAGTTCAAAGGACAAATAGATTAACAGGTTGTTGAGACACGTAGTTGTTTCCATTTGTCACCCGATGTCACTAGTTTGCGTTGCCTCATGTAAGGAAGCATGCGGTGTTACTTCACACGCGCATGCCTGCAcctacgcacacacacccactgttTGTTTTCTGTTGTATTTGTGCTGTTGCCAGTGTCTTCTGTCTGCGTTGTCCATTTTGTCTCACATTGaggtgtgtttaaaaaaaaatcctagCCCTCCCTATAGGAGGCATTTCACTTCTTGTCAGGccataattgtaaataagaatttgttattgacttgcctggttaaatacaatATCACTGCCGTTTTGTTATTTCAACAAAACTGATTCTATAGTTAACATGttcaatatttattttatttttatttaaccaggtaggtcagttgagaacaagttctcatttacaactgcgacctcgCCAAATTAAAGCAAAGCACTgcgcacagagttacacatgggataaaacAAACGCACAgtcacaataacacaatagaaaaatctatatacagtgtgtgcaaatgtagtaagattagggaggtaaggctataaataggccatagtggcaaaataattacaatttagcaattaaacactggagtgagagcgcagaagatgaatgtgcaagtatagataatggggtgcaaaggatcaaacaaataaataacaatatggggatgaggtagttgggtgggctatttatgGATGGGCTgcgtacaggtgcaatgatcggtaagctgctctgacagctgatgggGGAGATAGAAGTCTCTAGTGGGGGAGAAagaagtctccagcttcagtgatgtttgcaattcgttccagtcattggcagcagagaactggaaggaaatgcggccaaaggaggagttggctttcgggatgaccagtgaaatataactgctggagcacgtgctacgggtgggtgctgctatggtgaccagtgacctGAGCTAAGGCAgggatttacctagcaaagacttatagatgacctggagccagtgggtttggcaactaatatgtagcgagggccagccaacgagagcatacaggccgcagtgttgggtagtatatggggctttggtgacaaaacggacggcactgtgatagcaaattggatgcagtctaagtagagtgttggaggctattttgtaagtgacatcgccgaagtcaaggttcggtaggatagtcagttttacgagggtatgtttggcagcatgagtgaaggaggctttgttgcgaaataggaagccgatacTATATTTAAACTATATTTATAGAAAGCAAGGCTGTTGTGTCTGCCGATacgaatgtggtgattgacagagtcgaaagcgtTGGCCaagtcaatgaagacggctgcacagaaTAGTATTTTATTGATGCCGtttatatcgtttaggaccttgagcgtggctgaggtgcacccatgacccgctcggaaaccagattgattggcggagaaggtgcggtgggattcgaaatggtcggtgatctgtttgttaacatgGCTTTTGAaaactttagaaaggcagggtaggatagatatacgtctgtaacagtttgggtccactAGCAAGCGTTAggaaaatgcttcttgaaattctcgattatcgcaGCTAGTCGTACCTGTTTGATGGCCTGCTGGACCTTGTCCAGATTAATGTCTTTTGCCTCCTTCAGCAGTGTCTTTTCATCCATCTTCAGCATGGACACCCTGTACTGGCACAGCTCCACCACCACCACGTCTGGCTGCACTGCACGGATCGTCTGAGGAAGGGGAAGAAGGCAAACAAAGGGGACAGGGGAGAAAgcgggaggagagagtgggaggataaggagaggaggaaaacaggGAAAGGGGgtaggagaagaggacaggaaggggagaaaggggagcAAGGGCggtaagagagagaaagccaAAGGTAGAAGTACAATACTGACAATAGTATGGATTTTGCCTGAGGAAACAAAACAAACAGGAGTCTGGGAAACCAGGACATGTAAGGGGGATGTCATagtaatttgttcttaactgacttgactggtTGAAAAAAGGTTAAATAGATAGTTCTGATTGGCAGATTTCAAAATACTATTTATTCAATCATCTCTGAAGGACAATCATTTAGAAAATGTATGAATCCCATGAACTTGAACAAACTCAACAGAGGCCATTCCAGGAGATACCTATGACAATCATTTAAggccggtttcccagacacagattctGTCTAGATCAATAATGTACTTGAATGGAGATTCCTCATTCGGCATACTTTTTAGTAAGGCCAGACAAAATTGATATACTATTTAACAATTTCCCCCCCAAAAAGCGAGGCGAGcaaattttaaaaatatataatataaatatataatatataataagaacagggctccgggcagccgagcggaaatggaggaaaacttgcctccctgcggacctggcatcctttcgctccctcctctctacattttcctcctctgtctctgctgctaaagccactttctaccactctaaattccaagcatctgcctctaaccctaggaagctctttgccaccttctcctccctcctgaatcctcctccccctccccccactcctccctctctgcagatgacttcgtcaaccattttgaaaagaaggtcgacgacatccgatcctcgtttgctaagtcaaacgacaccgctggttctgctcacactgccctacccggtgctctgacctctttctcccctctctctccagatgaaatcttgcgtcttgtggcggccggccgcccaacaacctgcccgctcgaccctatcccctcctctcttctccagaccatttccggagaccttctcccttacctcacctcgctcatcaactcatccctgaccgctggctacgtcccttccgtcttcaagagagtgagagttgcaccccttctgaaagaacctacactcgatccctccgatgtcaacaactacagaccagtatcccttctttcttttctctccaaaactcttgaacgtgccgtccttggccagctctcccgctatctctctcagaatgaccttcttgatccaaatcagtcaggtttcaagactagtcattcaactgagactgctcttctctgtatcacggaggcgctccgcaccgctaaagctaactctctctcctctgctctcatccttctagacctatcggctgccttcgatactgtgaaccatcagatcctcctctccaccctctccgagttgggcatctccggcgcggcccacgcttggattgcgtcctacctgacaggtcgctcctaccaggtggcgtggcgagaatctgtctcctcaccacgcgctctcaccactggtgtcccccagggctctgttctaggccctctcctaatctcgctatacaccaagtcacttggctctgtcataacctcacatggtcgctcctatcattgctatgcagacgacacacaattaatcttctcctttcctccttctgatgaccaggtggtgaatcgcatctctgcatgtctggcagacatatcagtgtggatgacggatcaccacctcaagctgaacctcggcaagacggagctgctcttcctcccggggaaggactgcccgttccatgatctcgccatcacggttgacaactccattgtgtcctcctcccagagcgctaagaaccttggcgtgatcctggacaacaccctgtcgttatcaactaacatcaaggcggtagcctgttcctgtaggttcatgctctacaacatccgcagagtacgaccctgcctcacacaggaagcggcgcaggtcctaatccaggcacttgtcatctcccgtctggattactgcaactcgctgttggctgggctccctgcctgtgccattaaacccctacaactcatccagaacgccgcagcccgtctggtgttcaaccttcccaagttctctcacgtcaccccgctcctccgctctctccactggcttccagttgaagctcgcatccgctacaagaccatggtgcttgcctacggagctgtgaggggaacggcacctcagtacctccaggctctgatcagtccctacacccaaacaagggcactgcgttcatccacctctggcctgctcgcctccctaccactgagaaagtacagttcccgctcagcccagtcaaaactgttcactgctctggctccccaatggtggaacacactccctcacgacgccaggacagcggagtcaatcaccaccttccggagacacctgaaaccccacctctttaaggaatacctaggataggataaagtaatccccccttaaaagatttagatgcactattgtaaagtggctgttccactggatgtcataaggtgaatgcaccaatttgtaagtcgctctggataagagcgtctgctaaatgacttaaatgtaatgtaaatgtataattaGGTGGATAAGGAATAACAGTATTTTACCACATTGTCCTAGGCTATATGGACATGAACAATAGGATAAATATGCAATTTGACTGATTTTCAGATTAGTAATGAACATTATTCACATAGGATGTATAATAGAATGCAATATTCTATCATAttcaaaaatgattttttttaaaaagttGTATGAATGTATCAGTTCATTAATCATCTACTTAACTGTATAGCCTAACAAATTCAAGAAAGATTGACAATAATTGTAATCAAATTAAAATGTTGATACATAATAATGAGTTAATTACCTGAATACATCTCTATAGCCTAGGCGTTAACAAAATATTCATACAAATATGATTGGGCCTCTCATAGACTAGTAGGCCTTGTAGAAAGAGGGTCAATCAAGTTAGGTCTATCAAATGAATGTAGCATTGGAAAAAATGTATAAATCCAGCCATAGAGTTTACCCTATCATCATCaaaatatttttgtttgtttataacATGCACAATTAGAAGCATACATTTATATAGATCTAGCGTGACTAAATTCGAGCCCAGTAACTTTGCTCACCGTATATTCCTTCGATTGTCTCATCTGGCTGCCACGAAAAGCCCCACCTGCTGTCCTGCACAAAGTGTGTGCGTGCCACTGGCAATGTACTTTGCTGGACATGCTAGCTGTTGTCAGTAGCGCATCATCACTTCAAACGCATTCTGTTGTGGTGTTATCGGttggcctactactactactactggtagtACCGGTAAAAACAGTTATGAATCGCAAATCACCATACAGCTGATACTTCGATTTCATCAATCATTTTGACTTCAATTTGGTTGTCCAAAACACTATCAACTTGCACTGCGTCTTTGCTGATGAATACCCTGATCCCTGGCCATTCAATTAGTTAAGTTACATTGTTGTTTCTTCTATTAAATCACTTCTTACTCATCTGAAAATGATGGAATAACCATGAATTTAACCAACTGTTTGTTTATAAATGGAGGGACGTCCCACATTTAACCTGGACACAGAAATAGTAGGAATTTATGCTGGCTTTAGCCTTGGCTGCGTGAGAGAGAAATTAAACATCTGCACGTCGCCTGCaggtgcgagtgtgtgtgtatttcactGTCCAATCAGAGGCTCGAACATGATCTGAGTGCATGATCTGAGGCTGTTTGGTCTCTTGGGCATCAACTTGGGAAAGCCTCAAGGGAGAGCGGACAGTGCATTATAAACAAAGAGACGCATAGATTGGCCAAAAAAATAACATAggatatatcttttttttttcttccagtgTTGAGAAAAGTGAGGCGGGGCATCCGTTAAACAGTAATTCAACTTTGTCCGGCCAAACTGGCTAGGATAAGCTGTGTCAAGGAAAACAGCCCTTAATGCTTGCATGTCAGATTTGTTGTGCTCACCGTGGCCACGTCCTTCTTGCTGCTGTCACTGAAGTGGGCGGTGCCTACCAAGTAGAGCAGGCTGCCATCTGGGGCAGTCAGCCGGGTGACTGTTTCAGGGAGTTCTGGGGAAGACTGGCGCCGCTGGGCACGCACCTGCCATAGCAGCTCCACCGCCTCAGAGTCCGCTATAAAGGAACCAGtcagggagaggtggaaggggagagAAATAGAGCAAGTAAGAGCGAAAGACAAAGGAAAGAACGGAAAGAACCTTTAGTTCCTACATCACTGAATTGGATGGCAGGAAAGACAACATACTTCGATATGCCAAAGGAATGTGATTGTCAGATATGGGTAGAGTGAACAGTGCATGTTGTAGCCTACTGGAATAAAGGTTACAAACAAGTTAGAACAGACTTTCAAACGTAACATCGCTGTGGGAGGACTTCACAGACATTAAGAGAACATGGATAGTAGTGTCAAAGCTTGGAAAGTAAAGGACGGTTCCCCTTTTTCTCACACATGGGCATTGTGAACAATATGAGCTTTTGGTGCCAAGCAGACGGAGAGAAAAGTAAATACATTTTACATAAATAAGGGTACTCACAGAGTCCAGGGGGACGACTAGGCAGTGACTCATCTTCAGAAGCATCTTCAGAGGGACCTACCAAGTCATCCTAAAAAAAAAGAAGTAAAAAAGCATATGTAGTCATTAAGTCATTCTAAAAGTGTACATGTCAATGAAAACATATTGTCAATGTGCTCAAGGGCTTTTAGTAGCCAGATTTATTGTGACACTGATTCTTAGACAATTAACATCAAGGCTAGTACAGGAGTGGACAAAATTCTAAGAATGTTTGTTTTGCTTAATGTATTATGATCAGCATAGAGCTGTGTTCTTCAAATAACACAGCTGTATGGGACATAACAGATGTGTGTGAAGCTGTACTctgtgtgcctttttaaaatgatcaaaATAACAGCTGTCAAAGCATTATGCAGTGACCCATGTCCAGCAGTCCCCAAACTTACCTCGGAGTTGTTGTCTTGGTCCATGATTCAACTTTTAAGAGCTGGGCAAAAACTAAAGTAAATGTCCCACCTTCCTTACTGAAAAGGAAAGCAAAACAGGAGGAAAGAGTATGATCAAATGTATGAATTCATTTAGCCAAATTCATCAAGTAGGTTTGTTGACCAAAATTGCTTTTCTCTGCAATGCTATCAGCTGTGATGCTTACTTTGTGACTAAGCTAAGGCCCCAATTCAAGTTCCTCAATTGCTGACGTTTGCTAACTAGATATATGTGCAGTGTACCAAACCATAAATAAACTACCCATTCTCACTAGTTAGCTACCATCAGCATATGGCGATAAAGTTAGTTTGAAAATAAAACCGTCTAGTTAACGTTACCTGTCACAGGTAGCTAATTCTAGTAGGTAAGACAATTTGTGAGCCAGGTTTTACTGTGACAGGTACGTTATAGTGTATAGACAAATATCATGAGCAAACTGCCTAAAGTTAGCTTAGTGGCCCCTTTTTAGAGCCCTGTCATGGCTAAAAGCTCTCCTGCTGCTGCATGTAGCTGCGTACTTCAACACGATTACATCACCTTCACACAAAAGTGTTGACATAGCTAGCTATTTTGCTAGCTAACCACATGCTACAAAgtcaagttagctagctaaagccGTCAAACCTGCTGGTTAGAGACAAAACATTAACACCATTAGCTGATATTCCCCTCGTTTCCACATATTATATAGCTAGCTAGACAAACTAGCTAACATTATTCATTAAGTTAGCAAGCTGGCCAAAGCTAACTACTTGCCGACTAGCAGCTAGCTTACTACTCGCCGAATAGCAGCTAGCTTACTACTAGCTAACAGCTGACATATCTGTTAACTGGCTAACTGCTGCTAACTTGGCAAACAATGTCACATCAATTTGTAATTAACATATAATAACTACAGCTTACAATGTTATAcattaataaaaataaaacttACAAGTTACCCAACCTGTGCTCTCACCTGCACTTCGACCAATGATGTGTTCGACTCGTTTGTTAACGTTGTCTTCTGGTACTTGTAGTTCAATTGAGATTTGAGTGCGTTGTAGTAATCAGTGGTGAAAAGCACcctattgtcatacttgagtaaaagtaaagataacgtAATTGAAAATtactaaagtaaaagtgaaagtcacccagaaaAATAttgcttgagtaaaagtctaaaagtattttgttttaaatatacttaagtatcaaaagaaaAAGTATAAATGATTTCAAATTGCTTATAATTAGCACAATACATATTTTTTACATATAGCCTGGTGCACACCACAACTCACAGAcctcatttacaaacaaagcatttgtgttagtgagtcctccagatcagaggcagtagggataacacGCAGACTGTACAGTCATGGCTAAAGTTTTGAGAaggacacaaatattcattttcacaaagtctgctgcctcagtttgaatgatggcaatttgcatatactccagaatgttatgaagagtgatcagatgaattgcaattaattgctcACGGACAATTTTGCctgagaacacagccatgaataaagaatggtaccaaaacatcctccgagagcaaattcttccaaccatccaggaacagtttggtgacaaataatgccttttccagcatacaCCTTGCCATatggcaaaagtgataactaagtggctcggggaacaaaatattaatattttgggtccatggccaggaaactccccagaccttaatcccattgagaacttgtggtcaatcctcaagaggcgggtggacaaacaaaaacgcacaaattctgacaaactccaagcattgattatgcaagaatgggatgccatcagccaggatgtggcccagaagttaattgacagcatgccagggcggattgcagagttCTTGAataagaagggtcaacactgcaaatatggactctttgcatcaacttcatgtaattgtcaataaaagcctttgacacttatgaaatgcatgtaattatacttcagtgttccatagtaacatctgacaaaaatatctaaagacatcCAAAtttgtga containing:
- the trabd gene encoding traB domain-containing protein, encoding MDQDNNSEDDLVGPSEDASEDESLPSRPPGLSDSEAVELLWQVRAQRRQSSPELPETVTRLTAPDGSLLYLVGTAHFSDSSKKDVATTIRAVQPDVVVVELCQYRVSMLKMDEKTLLKEAKDINLDKVQQAIKQNGVMSGLMQILLLKVSAHITEQLGMAPGGEFREAFKQAGRVPFCKFHLGDRPIPVTFKRAIAALSLWQKARLAWGLCFLSDPISKEDVEKCKQKDLLEQTMLEMIGEFPALHQTIVAERDIYLTHTLRQAARCVEAPPNAQKVPAVVVGVVGMGHVPGIERNWEKDLNIQEIMSVAPPSRFGWMLRTVLKAGVIGVLGYACYRAGGGMGRALLSLPAVQSLLDNLRPLPPAAA